The window TTATTGCCTTTCTTCTTTTGAGTAAAGCATATCAATATTTTATAGAACAGATGGAGAAAATAATTCCCTTTATACCTATTGGTTCAGAGCAAGAATTTATCATAAAAATAGGAATAATTCTTATACTAATTGGTACTTTAATCGGAATTTTTGGTAGTATGTTATCCTTAAGAAGAATAAATTATGAGGAATTATGAAAATATTTTATAGGATCCTGCCAAAAAAATATTCTATAATAATATTTTTTTTAATGTTATTTATCTGGTTCATTTTTTTTATTTTTATAGGATTTAGTATTGCTGAGGAACAAGAAATAAATATTCAACAACAGCAGCAAAAATTAAATGAAATAGAACAACGTAAAAAGGATATAGAGAAAGAAATAGAACGATTAAAACAGGAAAAAGTAGATTATCAGAAATCTTTACAAAAAATTCAGGATTTACTTAGCACTGCTGAAAAGGAATTACAGGTAGCTAAAAATACTTATGAAAACACTTTAAAAGAAATAACAAAACTAGAAGAGGAATTAAATATTGAACAGAACAAACTTGACTTACAGATGATTATTTTAAAAAATAGATTGAAAAAATTTTATAAATATAATAACATTTCATATCTAGCTATTTTGATAAATAGTAAAGATTTTTCACAATTCTTAAATCGATATCGCTATCTTAAACAGATATTAGAAAATGACTCTGATATAATAAAACAGGTGAAAGAACAGGTTGATTTAGTGAAGAAGCAAAGGGATAGTTTTTATAATAAAAAGGAAATTACCAGAATGTTGGAACAGGAGATAGCAAAAGAAAAAGAGAATATTGAAATGTCCATGGAGGCTAAAAATAAATACCTAGTAAAAATTGAAGAGGAAAGGAAAAAACAATTAGCTGTTCTGGAAGAATTAGAAAAATCTTCAGCCCAAATTAAAGAAATTATTGATACTGCCTATCTGGAAATGGAAAAAGCCAGAACAGCTCAACAACAAGCTCAACCTCAACAAAGAATTACAACATCCAGGAAAGAGCCTACTTTACAACCAAAAAAGGGTATATTTCACCTCCCTGTTAGTGGATCAATAATTTCCAATTTTGGTCAACAGAAACAACCGGATTTAAATGCTTATGTCTTCAATTCTGGTATTGATATCAGTGCTTCATTAGGTGAACCAGTACGTGCTGCCAGTTTTGGTAGTGTAATTTATATCGGTAATGTTAAAGGCTATGGTGATTTAATAATCCTGGATCATGGTGGTAATGTAGTGACTTTATATGCACATTTATCTAAGGTATTGATTAAATTGAATGACCAGGTGTCAAGAGGACAAATTATTGGTCAGATTGGTACCAGCGGAGGTGTTCCCTCACCAAGATTACACTTTGAAGTAAGGGTGGAGGGAAAGCCTGCTAATCCCTTTGATTGGCTTTAATTGTAATTCGCTAAACTTAGCTAAGTTAAAAAAATATAATTGGATGGATAATGATATGAAAATAAAAATTAGAATAAACTGGTTGATAACTATTGTTATGGTGGGAATATTTTTTTTTACTCCCACCTCTAATATTATAGTAAATAGCCAAAACAATAGTATCTTTAACGATCTAGAGCCTTTTTTTGAAGCTTTGAGTATTATACGGAGTGAATATATCGAAAAGGATATTGATATATCTATGTTAGTACAGGGTGCTATAAAGGGAATGTTAAAGGAGCTGGATGACCCTTATTCACGATTTCTGGATCAAATAAGTTTTCAGAGGGAACAAGAAAATATATTTATGGGCCATTTTAATGGATTAGGAATTATTGTAACGGTTGTAGACGATCAACTCACTGTAATTTCACCTATTGAGGATACCCCTGCTTATCTAGCAGGTATTAAAGCAAATGACAGGATTATAGAAATTGACGGGGACTCTACCAAAGGCATTACTCTGGATGAAGCAGTAAATATCCTGCGTGGTGAAAAAGGGACTGCCGTTACTATTACCATTGAAAGAGAAAATTTAGAAGAACTATTGGAAATAACCATTATAAGAGATACTATTACAGTAGAAGCTGTTAAAGAAAAGTTATTTGAGGATAATCAGATTGGTTATATAAGAATCTCAACTTTTAATGCTAATACTGCTTCAGAATTAAGGCAAATTCTAAATGATTTTAACAAAATACCGTTAGAAGGAATTATTTTGGATCTCAGAAATAATCCTGGTGGACTTTTAGAATCATCAATAGAAGTAGCCAGTCAATTTGTCAAAGAAGGTGATATAGTAAAAATACAGGGAAGAAATCATTTAACCAGAGCATATTATTCATATGGAAATGAATATCC is drawn from Atribacterota bacterium and contains these coding sequences:
- a CDS encoding S41 family peptidase, with the protein product MKIKIRINWLITIVMVGIFFFTPTSNIIVNSQNNSIFNDLEPFFEALSIIRSEYIEKDIDISMLVQGAIKGMLKELDDPYSRFLDQISFQREQENIFMGHFNGLGIIVTVVDDQLTVISPIEDTPAYLAGIKANDRIIEIDGDSTKGITLDEAVNILRGEKGTAVTITIERENLEELLEITIIRDTITVEAVKEKLFEDNQIGYIRISTFNANTASELRQILNDFNKIPLEGIILDLRNNPGGLLESSIEVASQFVKEGDIVKIQGRNHLTRAYYSYGNEYPNWPLVVLINKGSASASEIVAGAIQDSERGIVIGEPSFGKGLVQQIYPLSDNSAVTISTSEYYTPKGRIINNIGIEPDIIITDQEDSEEDMQLDAAIDYLLKDKIIVQ
- a CDS encoding peptidoglycan DD-metalloendopeptidase family protein — its product is MKIFYRILPKKYSIIIFFLMLFIWFIFFIFIGFSIAEEQEINIQQQQQKLNEIEQRKKDIEKEIERLKQEKVDYQKSLQKIQDLLSTAEKELQVAKNTYENTLKEITKLEEELNIEQNKLDLQMIILKNRLKKFYKYNNISYLAILINSKDFSQFLNRYRYLKQILENDSDIIKQVKEQVDLVKKQRDSFYNKKEITRMLEQEIAKEKENIEMSMEAKNKYLVKIEEERKKQLAVLEELEKSSAQIKEIIDTAYLEMEKARTAQQQAQPQQRITTSRKEPTLQPKKGIFHLPVSGSIISNFGQQKQPDLNAYVFNSGIDISASLGEPVRAASFGSVIYIGNVKGYGDLIILDHGGNVVTLYAHLSKVLIKLNDQVSRGQIIGQIGTSGGVPSPRLHFEVRVEGKPANPFDWL